The genomic DNA GGGCTTTCGGACAAGCCGGGAGACGATCTTTACGATTACACGCTCGAACGGCGGGTGGACGACCTGGAACGACTTCTTGACCGGCTCGGCATCACGAGCGGCATAACCCTCGTCCTCCACGACTGGGGAGGAATGATCGGGATGACGTACGCCACCCGTCATCCGGAACGGATCAAGCGGCTCGTAATACTGAACACGGCGGCATTCCACCTCCCCGCAGAGAAGCCGTTCCCATTGGCACTCCGGATCTGCAGGGACACGAGGCTCGGCACCTTTCTGGTCCGCGGCTTTAACGCCTTCAGCCTCGCAGCCTCCTTCGTCGGGTGCAAGAAGAATCCGATGCCCCGGGAGTTGAGAAGAGAGTACCGGCGCCCTTACGACTCCTGGAAGAACCGGATCGCCACGCTGCGTTTCGTGCAGGACATACCCCTCACCCCGAAGGACCGGGGTCACAGCCTTATCACCGAAGTCGCCGAAGGACTGGAGCAGTTCACCCGGCTTCCCATGATCATCTGCTGGGGGGAGCTGGACTTCGTCTTCGACCGTCATTTCCTCGCCGAGTGGGTGCGCCGTTTCCCGAAAGCGGAGTTGCACCGCTTCCCCGAGCATGGGCACTACATCCTGGAAGATGCCGGTGATGAGGTGATCCCGCTGATTTCCGCCTTTCTTAGAAGTACATCCGGATAACCGAGATTGCCCCCGACACACCCCGCCTTGCCCGGACATGGTTAATAATATTCCCCTAAAAAAGTCAAAGTCGCTCGTTTTTTTGAATGCAGCTGATATACTTTTTTAAAATCTGTTAA from Geobacter sp. DSM 9736 includes the following:
- a CDS encoding alpha/beta fold hydrolase, giving the protein MVTDLYPFSGNYLDLDGIRYHYLDEGSGEPVVMLHGNPTWSFYYRNLVLALRGGYRTIVPDHIGCGLSDKPGDDLYDYTLERRVDDLERLLDRLGITSGITLVLHDWGGMIGMTYATRHPERIKRLVILNTAAFHLPAEKPFPLALRICRDTRLGTFLVRGFNAFSLAASFVGCKKNPMPRELRREYRRPYDSWKNRIATLRFVQDIPLTPKDRGHSLITEVAEGLEQFTRLPMIICWGELDFVFDRHFLAEWVRRFPKAELHRFPEHGHYILEDAGDEVIPLISAFLRSTSG